Proteins from one Polynucleobacter wuianus genomic window:
- the acs gene encoding acetate--CoA ligase, which translates to MEPLKQENRVFNPPADFVKGAAIPGMDAYNKLCAEANSDYNGFWGRLAKENIYWKKPFTKVLDESKAPFYKWFEDGTTNASYNCLDRQVEAGLGDKTAIIFEADDGTVTKVTYKEMLERVCKMANALRKMGVKSGDSVIIYMAMTIEGIVAMQACARIGAIHSVVFGGFSAQALRDRIMDVGAVAVITADGQYRGGKALPLKAICDEALSTGECPKVKHVIVSKRTGTDINMQAGRDVWMQEIVANEATTCEPEWVSAEHPLFILYTSGSTGKPKGVQHSTGGYLLWAILTMKWTFDIKPNDVFWCTADIGWVTGHSYITYGPLAVGATEIVFEGVPTYPNAGRFWDMIQKHKASIFYTAPTAIRSLIKASSNDESVHPKSYDLSSLRLLGSVGEPINPEAWMWYYENVGGSRCPIADTFWQTETGGHMISPLPGATPMIPGSCTLPLPGIQAAIVDEAGVDVPNGQGGILVVKRPWPSMIRTIWNDPDRFVKSYFPEELGGTLYLAGDGAIRNKDTGYFTITGRIDDVLNVSGHRMGTMEIESCLVANPLVAEAAVVGRPDELTGEAICVFVVLKGGRPTGEDAKKVATELRNWVGKEIGPIAKPKDVRFGDNLPKTRSGKIMRRLLRVIAKGEEVTQDTSTLENPHILEQLKESL; encoded by the coding sequence ATGGAACCATTAAAACAAGAAAACCGCGTATTTAACCCACCTGCAGATTTTGTAAAGGGTGCGGCAATTCCAGGTATGGACGCCTATAACAAGCTTTGCGCTGAAGCTAATTCTGATTACAACGGTTTCTGGGGTCGTCTTGCAAAAGAAAATATCTATTGGAAAAAGCCATTTACCAAAGTCTTGGATGAGTCTAAAGCGCCTTTCTATAAATGGTTCGAAGATGGCACCACCAATGCTTCGTACAACTGTTTGGATCGTCAAGTTGAAGCTGGCTTAGGCGATAAAACAGCCATCATCTTTGAAGCAGATGACGGCACAGTTACTAAAGTCACTTATAAAGAGATGCTCGAGCGTGTTTGCAAAATGGCAAACGCATTGCGCAAGATGGGTGTGAAGTCTGGTGACAGCGTCATCATTTATATGGCGATGACCATCGAAGGTATTGTTGCGATGCAAGCATGTGCTCGTATCGGCGCAATTCATTCTGTTGTGTTCGGCGGCTTCTCTGCGCAAGCATTACGCGACCGCATTATGGACGTTGGCGCAGTTGCCGTGATTACTGCCGATGGACAGTACCGTGGCGGCAAAGCATTGCCACTCAAAGCTATTTGTGATGAAGCTTTGTCTACTGGCGAGTGCCCTAAGGTTAAACATGTGATCGTAAGCAAGCGCACTGGTACAGACATCAATATGCAAGCAGGGCGCGATGTTTGGATGCAAGAGATTGTGGCCAACGAAGCAACTACTTGTGAGCCAGAGTGGGTAAGCGCTGAGCACCCATTATTCATTCTTTACACCTCTGGATCTACTGGTAAACCAAAGGGTGTTCAACATTCCACTGGTGGCTATCTCTTGTGGGCGATTCTCACAATGAAGTGGACTTTTGACATCAAACCAAATGATGTGTTCTGGTGTACAGCGGATATCGGTTGGGTAACGGGTCACTCTTACATTACTTATGGTCCACTTGCAGTCGGCGCTACTGAGATTGTGTTCGAGGGTGTGCCAACTTATCCAAATGCTGGCCGCTTCTGGGACATGATCCAAAAACACAAAGCCAGCATTTTCTATACCGCACCAACAGCAATTCGTTCATTGATCAAAGCATCTAGTAACGATGAGTCAGTACACCCTAAGAGCTATGACTTGTCCTCACTGCGTCTCTTGGGATCTGTAGGCGAACCCATTAATCCAGAGGCGTGGATGTGGTACTACGAGAATGTCGGTGGTTCACGTTGCCCAATCGCAGATACTTTCTGGCAAACCGAAACTGGTGGTCACATGATCTCTCCATTGCCAGGCGCAACCCCAATGATTCCAGGTTCATGCACATTGCCGTTGCCAGGTATTCAGGCAGCGATTGTCGATGAGGCGGGTGTTGATGTGCCAAATGGCCAGGGCGGTATCTTGGTAGTTAAGCGTCCATGGCCTTCGATGATTCGTACGATTTGGAATGATCCTGATCGCTTTGTGAAGTCTTATTTCCCAGAAGAGTTGGGCGGCACTTTATATCTAGCGGGTGACGGCGCAATTCGTAATAAAGATACTGGTTACTTCACCATCACTGGCCGTATCGATGACGTCTTGAACGTTTCTGGTCACCGTATGGGAACCATGGAAATTGAATCTTGCTTAGTGGCTAATCCATTAGTTGCTGAAGCGGCAGTAGTTGGTCGCCCAGACGAGCTCACTGGTGAAGCAATTTGCGTATTCGTAGTTCTTAAAGGCGGTCGCCCAACTGGTGAAGATGCTAAGAAGGTTGCGACTGAATTGCGTAACTGGGTTGGTAAAGAGATTGGCCCAATTGCTAAACCAAAAGATGTGCGCTTTGGCGACAACTTACCAAAAACCCGTTCAGGCAAGATCATGCGCCGTTTGTTACGTGTGATTGCAAAGGGCGAGGAAGTCACTCAAGATACTTCTACCTTGGAAAATCCACATATCTTGGAGCAGCTCAAAGAGTCTCTCTAA
- a CDS encoding fumarate hydratase has translation MTNIKQNDLIQSVADAFQFISYYHPKDFIDAMGKAYSLEKGEAAKDAIAQILTNSRMCAEGHRPLCQDTGIAVVFLKIGMNVQWPDATMSVTDMVNEGVRRAYLNPENTLRASVLTDPAGKRKNTGDNTPAVIHYEIVPGDDVEVICAAKGGGSENKAKMVMLNPSDSIVDWVLKTVPTMGAGWCPPGILGIGIGGTPEKAMLMAKEALMGPVDIQELIERGAKNRVEELRLELYDKVNKLGIGAQGLGGLATVLDIKILDYPTHAASLPVAMIPNCAATRHIHFHLHGDGPAKLEAPSLSDWPDVTWTPDVQKSKRINLDTLTAEEVASWKPGETLLLNGKILTGRDAAHKRIQDMLAKGEELPVSFKNRVIYYVGPVDPVRDEVVGPAGPTTSTRMDKFTEMMLAKTGLISMIGKAERGPAAIEAIKKHKSAYLMAVGGAAYLVSKAIQTSKVVGFADLGMEAIYEFDVKDMPVTVAVNSDGISMHETGPKEWQTKIGNIPVKIA, from the coding sequence ATGACCAATATTAAACAAAACGACCTAATTCAAAGCGTAGCTGACGCCTTCCAATTTATCTCTTACTACCACCCCAAGGACTTTATTGACGCAATGGGCAAAGCCTACTCCCTTGAAAAAGGTGAAGCGGCAAAAGATGCAATTGCACAGATTCTGACAAATAGCCGGATGTGCGCCGAAGGTCACCGCCCACTTTGTCAAGATACTGGTATCGCAGTGGTCTTCCTCAAAATTGGTATGAACGTACAGTGGCCAGACGCCACGATGAGCGTCACTGATATGGTCAATGAAGGCGTACGTCGTGCGTACCTCAATCCAGAAAATACTTTGCGTGCTTCGGTCCTGACTGATCCGGCAGGTAAGCGCAAGAACACTGGCGACAACACTCCTGCAGTGATCCATTATGAAATTGTTCCTGGTGATGATGTTGAGGTGATCTGCGCCGCTAAAGGTGGTGGCTCTGAAAATAAAGCCAAGATGGTGATGCTCAACCCATCTGATTCGATCGTGGATTGGGTTCTCAAAACTGTCCCTACTATGGGTGCTGGCTGGTGTCCTCCAGGCATTCTGGGTATCGGCATTGGTGGTACTCCAGAAAAAGCCATGTTGATGGCCAAAGAAGCGTTGATGGGTCCAGTAGATATTCAAGAACTCATTGAACGCGGTGCCAAGAACCGCGTCGAAGAGTTACGACTTGAGCTCTACGACAAAGTAAACAAACTCGGTATTGGCGCCCAAGGCTTGGGCGGTTTGGCGACTGTGCTCGATATCAAGATCTTGGATTACCCAACCCATGCAGCTTCTTTGCCTGTGGCAATGATTCCGAACTGCGCAGCAACCCGTCACATCCATTTCCATTTACATGGTGATGGTCCTGCGAAGTTAGAAGCCCCTTCCCTATCCGATTGGCCTGATGTCACTTGGACACCAGACGTTCAAAAATCGAAGCGTATTAATTTAGACACCTTGACTGCTGAAGAGGTAGCCAGCTGGAAACCAGGCGAGACCTTGCTTTTAAATGGCAAGATTTTGACTGGCCGTGATGCTGCTCATAAGCGCATTCAAGACATGCTTGCTAAAGGTGAAGAGTTACCGGTGAGTTTTAAAAACCGCGTGATTTATTACGTTGGCCCAGTTGATCCAGTACGTGATGAAGTGGTTGGTCCAGCAGGCCCTACTACCTCTACTCGTATGGACAAGTTTACTGAAATGATGCTCGCAAAAACGGGCTTGATTTCGATGATTGGTAAAGCTGAGCGTGGGCCTGCAGCTATCGAAGCGATTAAGAAACATAAGTCTGCTTACCTCATGGCCGTAGGTGGCGCTGCTTACCTAGTATCTAAAGCAATTCAAACCTCTAAAGTGGTTGGCTTTGCCGACTTAGGCATGGAAGCTATCTATGAGTTTGATGTGAAGGATATGCCAGTAACTGTTGCTGTGAACTCTGATGGCATCTCTATGCATGAGACTGGCCCAAAAGAGTGGCAAACAAAAATTGGCAATATTCCAGTCAAGATTGCATAA
- the murI gene encoding glutamate racemase, with protein MSLIGVFDSGVGGLSILDEALRQLPQHDYIYLADSANAPYGEKSGAWIAERSLILCKYLADAGCDAIVLACNTATAEAIKQIREQLQIPVIGVEPGIKPAAMQSQNGVVGVLATEATLKSDKFNALLATLPNDCRFIKQAGAGLVPLIEAGKADSEEALDLLAKHLEPILEAGSDTLVLGCTHYPFLRTAIRKLLGDSITLIDTSDAVVRQLKRQLELLASDDKLTIQDHGSVNFVSSKDDAVLLQMAQNLMHSNLEMHAVKSQMLGNIK; from the coding sequence TTGTCTCTAATCGGCGTTTTTGATTCTGGCGTAGGTGGCTTATCCATCTTGGATGAGGCCCTGCGCCAACTTCCCCAACACGACTATATCTATCTGGCAGATTCAGCAAATGCGCCTTATGGTGAAAAGTCTGGTGCATGGATTGCTGAGCGTAGCTTAATCTTATGCAAATACTTAGCTGACGCTGGATGCGACGCCATTGTGCTTGCATGCAATACCGCTACCGCTGAAGCAATTAAACAAATTCGTGAGCAATTGCAAATCCCCGTCATCGGGGTGGAGCCTGGTATTAAGCCAGCAGCAATGCAATCTCAAAATGGGGTTGTTGGGGTCTTGGCAACTGAAGCCACTCTCAAAAGTGATAAGTTCAACGCTTTATTGGCAACCCTTCCTAATGATTGCCGCTTCATAAAGCAAGCTGGTGCTGGGCTAGTACCACTAATTGAAGCCGGCAAAGCCGATAGCGAGGAAGCATTAGATCTTCTTGCGAAACATCTTGAGCCTATTCTAGAAGCGGGTTCAGATACCTTAGTGCTCGGTTGCACCCACTATCCCTTCCTTAGAACAGCCATACGCAAACTCTTGGGTGACTCCATCACGCTTATTGATACGAGTGATGCAGTGGTAAGACAACTCAAGCGCCAACTAGAGCTACTTGCATCTGATGACAAGTTAACCATTCAGGACCATGGATCTGTGAACTTTGTGAGCAGCAAAGATGATGCTGTATTGCTGCAAATGGCACAGAATTTAATGCATAGCAATCTTGAGATGCATGCAGTCAAGTCCCAGATGTTAGGCAACATCAAATGA
- a CDS encoding energy transducer TonB, with protein sequence MSAFLNKLDAHLPFTKTERIIICIVLLMHALPALEFLHWTSKPTSLDDTRVMANLVSPDTASSKSQQPPAPPPKPKEESKKKTVEEKSSQKPTPPQTQNTPQQQKSESQSQSQMQNAAVAPATTGGASGTPIQTDIGKLVVVYQPDADAYYPSFSKRSGEQGTVVVRLIISENGEVEDVAILQSSSFPRLDRAGTDIGRRYRFKPFLVNGSPQRISTNLLIKFNLKN encoded by the coding sequence ATGAGTGCGTTTTTAAATAAGCTCGATGCTCACCTGCCATTTACGAAAACGGAGCGGATCATCATCTGCATCGTGCTGCTGATGCATGCTCTGCCAGCCTTAGAGTTTTTACACTGGACTAGTAAGCCTACTTCACTTGACGATACAAGGGTGATGGCCAATTTAGTAAGCCCCGACACTGCCTCAAGCAAGAGCCAACAACCACCTGCTCCCCCTCCAAAACCCAAGGAGGAGTCTAAGAAAAAAACGGTAGAGGAAAAGTCTTCACAAAAGCCAACGCCTCCACAGACACAAAATACGCCGCAGCAACAAAAGAGTGAATCTCAGTCACAAAGTCAGATGCAAAATGCAGCTGTAGCACCTGCTACGACTGGTGGCGCTAGCGGCACACCGATTCAGACGGACATTGGTAAACTGGTCGTTGTATACCAGCCCGATGCAGATGCCTACTACCCTTCCTTCTCCAAGAGATCAGGCGAACAAGGTACTGTGGTTGTGCGTTTGATTATTTCTGAGAACGGAGAGGTTGAAGATGTTGCCATATTGCAATCGAGCTCCTTCCCCAGGCTGGATCGAGCAGGCACTGATATTGGCCGTCGCTATCGCTTTAAACCATTTTTAGTAAACGGTTCACCACAAAGAATTTCTACCAATCTTTTAATTAAATTTAATCTTAAGAATTAA
- a CDS encoding MotA/TolQ/ExbB proton channel family protein, which translates to MNTPFGIANLWLEGDAITRFVAIALLVCSIVTWVILLTRFWELRNLRKFKPELEQFWRATSFDQGMQSFSDHAINPYYHIAKSASGASVHHQSQASNHRELLQTLNYSEWMSRSIKNGIDSIAASLQKGLTFLGSTGATAPFIGLFGTVWGIYHALISISSSGSAQIDQVAGPIGEALIMTALGLAVAIPAVLGFNAINRANKLLVADLNRFGNDLLAYFVTGARVKSGE; encoded by the coding sequence ATGAATACACCTTTTGGAATTGCAAATCTTTGGCTTGAGGGTGATGCCATCACTCGCTTTGTAGCGATTGCCTTATTAGTGTGCTCTATCGTTACTTGGGTCATCTTGCTCACGCGTTTTTGGGAACTCCGTAACCTGCGTAAATTTAAGCCTGAGTTAGAGCAATTTTGGCGCGCCACTTCTTTTGATCAAGGCATGCAGTCCTTTAGCGATCATGCCATCAACCCTTACTATCATATTGCCAAATCTGCGAGTGGCGCTTCCGTGCACCATCAGAGCCAAGCGAGCAATCATCGCGAGTTATTACAAACCCTGAACTACTCTGAATGGATGTCTCGCAGTATTAAGAATGGCATTGATAGTATTGCTGCAAGCCTGCAAAAGGGGTTGACCTTCTTAGGCTCTACTGGTGCAACTGCTCCGTTTATCGGCCTGTTTGGAACTGTATGGGGCATCTATCATGCTTTGATATCAATCAGCAGCTCAGGTAGCGCCCAGATTGATCAAGTTGCAGGTCCTATTGGCGAAGCCTTGATCATGACAGCTTTGGGCCTTGCAGTAGCAATTCCTGCAGTACTTGGATTTAATGCGATCAATCGCGCAAACAAACTTCTAGTGGCCGATCTCAATCGCTTTGGCAATGACTTACTGGCGTATTTCGTAACTGGCGCCCGCGTGAAGTCTGGAGAATAA
- a CDS encoding ExbD/TolR family protein, producing MSFHIQDDQSDDAIMAEINMTPMVDVMLVLLIIFMITLPVIQQAVKVELPKANSVRNEIKPESVQLTIDSKGQIFWNSTPIDLKTFDGYAQKAAEKDPQPEINLRADKSVKYEYVAQVLAASRRAGLTKLGFVTEPD from the coding sequence ATGTCTTTCCATATACAAGACGATCAGAGTGATGACGCCATCATGGCGGAAATCAATATGACTCCGATGGTGGATGTCATGTTGGTACTGCTGATTATTTTTATGATCACCCTGCCTGTCATTCAGCAAGCAGTGAAAGTCGAACTTCCAAAGGCTAATAGCGTTCGTAATGAAATTAAGCCTGAGTCAGTCCAACTCACCATCGACTCCAAGGGGCAAATCTTCTGGAACAGCACACCTATTGACCTAAAAACATTCGATGGCTACGCTCAGAAGGCAGCGGAAAAAGATCCTCAACCAGAAATTAATCTTCGCGCTGACAAATCGGTGAAATATGAGTATGTTGCTCAAGTCTTGGCAGCCTCTCGCCGCGCAGGCCTAACCAAACTGGGCTTTGTCACTGAACCGGATTAA